The DNA sequence ATCAGGCGGGCCCGCTGCACATCATTCAGTTTCAGATAGCGATGCTTGCCGTCCGCTGATTTTTGAAAGGTCGTCAGGCCATCTTTCTCAACGGTCACGGTGCCTGCATCCGACAGATCGAAATACCCCCGGTGCGGAAAGACGCCGTACAGCACGCTGGTCAGATCCCACGTAGGACGATCGTGCGGCGGCGGAATATACAGAATATAGGCCTCCGCCAGCGGATGATGATCTACGTAGTTATAGTCCTCCAGGATGCTCACGTGCGGGTAGGGTACCGAGAGACCAATTTCAAAGCCGCTCCAGACAATCGGCGTCGGCCAGTCTTGCGCCAGCTTCTGCGCCGCCGGGATGTCTTTCACCACGTTGTACTCCCGATGATCGACCATCTTCCCCTTACTCGGAATCTTCTCAAACGCCCCCGCCATTATTGACAGCAGTTTCACTTTCTGTTTTGCCAGTTGCTCCCCGGTCAGCGGACTGATGTCATCCGCGGGCGACTTGAGCAGATTCGCCAGATTCGTCGAGAACCCGACCTGCGCGATCACCACCGAATGATCTTTCGCTCCCGCCAGTGCCTTCCGCAACACGGTCACGGCTGAGGGAGCCTGTTTTGGATCCGTCAGATCGTGTGGATAACGCAGCTGGCCGTTGTCCTTCTTTTCCGCCAGCACATTAAACTTGCCCGGCTGGGGAGTCACGCCACTCTTGCAGACACCGATCGGCACATCCCCCTTACCATAAAACGTATTCACGGCATCGGTGAACGACGCCGCCAGCGGATTGTCTTTCGTAATGGTCACCGCCAGCAGCTTGCAGTCGCCACGGGCTTCCAGCGCGTGAATCATGCCCAACGCGAGAACATCGTCCACATCGTTTCCGATATCCGTGTCAAAGATCAGGGGCACCGGGCGTTCTGGCTCGGCAGCAGAAATCCGGTTCAGCGGTACTGCACAGACGAGGCAGAGCACCGCTGCCGTCAGGGCGAGCATCTGAGGGAATCGTTTCATTGCAGGATGTCCTTCTTCTGGTTGATAAATCGTCCTCGCTCAGGCGGGCGGCTGTATGGAAGCCCGCTGAATGAGCTGGACGGGAATCTGATAATGTTTCTGTTCGGGTGGAGTGCCGGTCCGGATCTGCTCCAGCAGTAATCGGGCCGCCACGCGCCCCAGCTGGTTCACATCCTGGCTCACCGACGAAAGCGGCGCAGCCAGATAAGCGGCGAACGGGTGATCGTCGAACGCGATCAATGATAGATCATCGGGAATGGTACGCCCCAGTTCGCTGGCCGCCCGCAGTGCTCCCAGTGCATTCTGGTTACTGAAAGCAAACAACGCGGTGATCTCGGGACGTTCCGTGAGCAGAATTTTCGCGGCTGCATATCCGGAAGCTTCATCAAAATTGTGACCTGCGATCAGGCTCGGATCATACTTCAGTCCCTGGTCCTCCAGGGCGGCCTGCACGCCCGCCAGTCGTTCCCGGTTGGGCAGGGTTTTGGGTAATCCCTGTAACACGCCGATTGTCTTGTGTCCCGCTTCCAGGAGCTGCTGCATCCCCTCCCGGGCTCCCGCCCGATGATCGGACGTCACACTCACCAGCGCGGGATCGTCAAAACCACGATCGACCAGCACCAGGGGCAGCTTCTGTTTCGCCAGCGATTTCAAATGGCGGTTCTCGATCCCCACCGGGCAGACCACCAGCCCCTCAATCTGACGGGCCTGCAGCTGGTCCACCAGCCGGGCCTCGGTCTCACTGTTTTCCTGGCTGTCTGTCAGCAGCACCGAATATCCCTCTTCCTCGGCAGCAAGGGTGATCTCCCGCGCAATCGCCGCAAAGAATGGGTTCGCAACATTGGGTAGCACCACGCCCAGCAGTTTCGTCTGTTGAGATCGCAACGACCGCGCCAACAGGCTGGGGGAGAACTGCAGCTTTTCAGCCGCTTTCCGCACCGACTGCTCGGTCGCACTGCTGATGCGATACGCTTCCGCCTTCCCGGAGAGAGCCCGTGAAGCCGTCGAGACACTCACTCCGGCAGCAGCAGCGACCTCTTTCAACGTAATCGTTTTGTTTACAGA is a window from the Gimesia benthica genome containing:
- a CDS encoding nucleoside hydrolase gives rise to the protein MKRFPQMLALTAAVLCLVCAVPLNRISAAEPERPVPLIFDTDIGNDVDDVLALGMIHALEARGDCKLLAVTITKDNPLAASFTDAVNTFYGKGDVPIGVCKSGVTPQPGKFNVLAEKKDNGQLRYPHDLTDPKQAPSAVTVLRKALAGAKDHSVVIAQVGFSTNLANLLKSPADDISPLTGEQLAKQKVKLLSIMAGAFEKIPSKGKMVDHREYNVVKDIPAAQKLAQDWPTPIVWSGFEIGLSVPYPHVSILEDYNYVDHHPLAEAYILYIPPPHDRPTWDLTSVLYGVFPHRGYFDLSDAGTVTVEKDGLTTFQKSADGKHRYLKLNDVQRARLIEALVQLSSQPPQK
- a CDS encoding LacI family DNA-binding transcriptional regulator; this translates as MSKSVNKTITLKEVAAAAGVSVSTASRALSGKAEAYRISSATEQSVRKAAEKLQFSPSLLARSLRSQQTKLLGVVLPNVANPFFAAIAREITLAAEEEGYSVLLTDSQENSETEARLVDQLQARQIEGLVVCPVGIENRHLKSLAKQKLPLVLVDRGFDDPALVSVTSDHRAGAREGMQQLLEAGHKTIGVLQGLPKTLPNRERLAGVQAALEDQGLKYDPSLIAGHNFDEASGYAAAKILLTERPEITALFAFSNQNALGALRAASELGRTIPDDLSLIAFDDHPFAAYLAAPLSSVSQDVNQLGRVAARLLLEQIRTGTPPEQKHYQIPVQLIQRASIQPPA